GGCAACAGGGTGGTCGCGACTTCCTGCCAGCTGGGAATATACATCGTCCAGCTGTCAAAGGGCATAACCGGTACCGCCAGCACCTGCAGGACCATCACCCAGCGGTTAACGCAAACTCCGATCACTGCCAGGACAATGGCAGTTATAAAAAGACCGGGGTTTTTGCGCCATTTATCGGTAATTAAAATAGCCGCCGGTATAATTCCACCGAGAATAATTTCGAGCATCAGAATCCAAAACCCGTAAAAAGCGTTGTTTGAATAGAAGAACTTAAATGAAAACCCCAAAGACGGCGCTGTAACGGTGGCCCAGTAGATGGTGTCAATTATTTTAGCAATAATATAGGTTGCCAGCATCCAGCCGGATATTTTTGCCAGCAGTTCAATCACGTTGTCTTTCACCAGTTTCTTTCGGGTGATGGCTTCAGTGATTTTGGTGACCAGGATCGTAAAACAGGGCCCACCGGCGGCGGCCGACCAGGTAAACAGAAAAAAAGTCCAGGGCCAGATAAAGATGCCTTCTCGATAGCCAAACGGGCGTCCAAAAAGAACACCGGAAACACCCCCTAAAGAGCCCTGGTGAAAGAAAGACAGAAAAGCGCCGGTGGCGGCAAAGACAACCATGATTTCATGCATGTTGTGGCCCAGGTTGTGAAAAAACGGGACCTTGTCGATCTGGCGGTTCTCCAGGATCAGTGGAACGTATTCGATGATAAGCACGCCCAGATAGGCGGTCAGACAGAAGGCGACTTCCGTCAGCATGGAATGGACATTTGCGTGCCAGAATATAAACCAGCCCCTCAAAGGCTGCCCCACATCCATGCCGAGAATCATCTGGGCGGAAACATAACATACGAAACCGACCAAGACGGCGTAATTGATAATATTCTTAAGCTCGTCCTTACCGATGATATATCTTAAAAACCCGGTAAAAAAAGCGCCGCCGCCCAGGGCAATAATCGCCAGGTCCGCCCATATCCACAGCGCAAACCCGTAATTGTCATTCATGTTGGTCTGATTAAGCCCCTTTATCCACACCAGCAGCATGGCAAAAACGCCCCACAACAAAATGACGCTCACCGGGCCGAGCCCCATAGCAAATTGCCCGATCGGACAACGTTTTACGCCTTTGGGTATTAATGTGGAATCCATATATTATTTGCTCCTCAATACGAACCGATTTAATTTGATATGGTTTACCCCCTTAGCGGGCTTATGTACTTTCTTTTTTAATACTATTATCTCCGGCCCGGCGGACCCATTCCTTGCTTGAAATATAATAGACCTTCGGGTTGGTTTGAAGTCTTTCAAGCAAACGGAAAGCCGTGGGGTTTTGCGGGCGACCCCCATGACGGGGATCCGGTTTGACCAGTTGATGAATGCGATGATCCGGATTATTCAAATCCCCGAACGTGATGGCGCCCGCCGGACAGGCCTGGGTGCAGGCGGTCTGATATTCATCCTCTTTAACTTCTCGCCGCCCTTCCACAAATGACCGGTCTTTGGCCAGTTGGTAGCGGTGGAAACAGAAACTGCACTTTTCAACCACACCCCGCATGCGTGCGGAAACGTTCGGGCTCAGGTATTTTTCCATACCGGCAGGCCAGACCGGATCCCACCAGTTAAAATAGCGGGCATGGTAGGGACAGGCGGCCATGCAGTACCGGCATCCGAAGCAGCGGGTATAAATCTGGCTGACGATGCCGGTTTCCATGCTGTAGTCCGTTGCGGTTGCCGGGCACACCGACACGCAGGGGGAATGGCCGTGGTCCCCCTTGCCGCCGCAGTGCATACACGGGCGCGGCAGGTAGCAGATATCTGCGTTCGGGAAAGGTTTGCCGTTTGTAAGCTTGTAAACCCGCATCCAGGTGATGCTGTCAAGCTTATTGGATTCATCGGCTTTAAACGGCACGTTGTTTTCGGCCATGCAGGCCACCATGCAGGATCCGCACCCGGTGCATTTGTCCAGATCGATTGCCATCCCAAACTTATTAGCGTTTTTGCCCTTGCCTTCTTCTTTCATCTGATCCTCGTTCGATTAATGCAGCAGTCCGCTTTCTTCTTATATCGCCCCAAAATAAAGCCCGGTTCAAGGTCCTGGTTGATTTCAAACCTTATGCAACCTGGCGCGAATTCCCCAGGCGGCATCCAGCCCGGAAACCGGATCCGGCGCCGGACCGATCACCTCATTGAAATTAAATCCCTTGCCCGCCAGATACTTGTCATAAGCGCTGTGTCCCAGACCCCTCGGCATGGCCACAACCCCCGGTAGAATGCCGTCGAAGAGATGAATATTGACGGTTATCTGACCCTTGGGTGTTGTCAGCACAGCGGTTTTGCCTTCGGAAAGGCCGAACCCTTTGGCGGTTTCCGGATTCACTTCAACCAGTACATGCGCGCCCTTTAACACCGTATCCTCCACCGTCTTGATCATGAAAGGCGGCGTGCCGATAAAACCGGCCGCCAGGCGCATGGTATCGTACGGTATCAGCACCAGGGGGTATGTGGATTTATCCCCTTCGGGTTCAACCGGACTGAAATGCGGCAGTGCGACAAGATCTTCTTTTTTTTCTGCATGGATGGCCGTGCTAAAGAATTCAAGCTTCCGGGAAACCGTTTCAAACGCTTTTGGGCCGGCCGGTGGTTTAAACGCCGGTTGATGCTGGAAACCTTCGTCTTCCAATGCCTGCCATTTGCCGGCTAAGGTTTTTTTCAGGCACTCTTCATAGCTGCCCCAGAGAAACGCCCGGCCGACCGTGCCGCTCAACGCTCTGGCAATTTGAATTACAACATCGCCCGTGTGGCGGGTGTTAAACTGAGGCGGGACCACCGGCCGGGTAAAACCGATAAACGGCTTCGACAGGCCGGACGGTGCCGGCACATCTTCATATCGTTCCAGATACATGTGATTCGGCAGGATCAGGTCTGAGTTTTTGGCTGTTTCGTCCATATAGGAGGAAAAGCTGACCACAAAGGGGATCTTGTTAAACGCCGTTAGAACGGTTTTACTGTCCGGCAGCGTATAGCAGGGGTTGGCCCCGTGGACCATCAGCATCTGGAGACCATAATCACCGCCGGCATTCAATACTTCCGGCAACCGGTTCAGCAGAGAACGGGTAAAGGGATACGACTGGCTGCCGGCCCCGTCGATGGAACCGCGCTGCATCCCCTGGGCCGCAACATTGTCCATTTCAAATTCCGGCCAGCTGATGTAGTCCGGTTCCGGCAGCGCCCATACCCCGCCGGGCCTGTTGATATTGCCCACCAGCGCATTCAGGGCGTGTACCGCCATAAACTCGCCGGTGCTCCCGGGGGTCGTGCCGCGGCCCCGGCCGCAGATTGCCAGGGGCCGGGCGGCCCGGGCAAAACCGCGGGCCAGGGATTCGATCTCATCGGCCTTTATCCCGGTAATCTGGGACACCTTGTCCGGGCCATACGCCTCAAGAACCAACTGTTTAAACCCCATACGGGATTGTCCCTTGCCGTCGCGCCAATCGGAAAAACCAAAAGCATTATTTTCAACAAATTCTTTATGATACAGCGATTCTTTGATGATCACATGCGCCATCCCCAAGGCCAGCGCCGCTTCGGTGCCCGGATGGATCGCAAGCCACTGGTCCGCTTTGGCGGCCGTGTTGGACAACCGCGGTTCAACCTGTATGACTTTGGCATTATTTTGGCGCCAGGCGCTGTTTGCCCGGGACATGCGCACCGGTGAACCCCACCCGTCAATCAATCCGCTGCCGAAACTTAACACAAACGTGGCGTTTTCCAGATCAAAGCCCGCCATGGCCTGGACCCCCTGCATGACATGGAGCACAAGCTCATAGGAATCCAAAGAGGAGGGCGTTCGCATCAGGTTGGGTGAACCGTAGGCCGTCAAGAGCCGCTCAAATAATAGCGGCACGGTCCCGCGGTCCGACCCCAGGATGCAGCCGACGGTATGGGGTTTATTATCGGATCTGAGTTCACGCATTTTTGCGACAACTTGTGAAATCGCGTCCGGCCATGAAATGGCACGCCAGCGTCCTTCCCCCCGCCGGCCCACGCGTTGCAAGGGTTGCTGAACCCGGGTGGGTCCATAGAGCAACTGGAGCCCGGACAGGCCCAGCAGGCAGATGCCGCCGTCATTGATCGGGTGCCCTTTCATGCCTTCTATCTTAACCGCACGGTGGTCTACCTTGCGAACCGATATGCCGCACCCGCCGGGGCAAAGGGTGCAGGTGGAATTCACATAACTTACTTCCCCGTCCGGCGGAACCGGCGTCCACGGCCAATTCTGTGACCATATCGAAAGATCGTCTGTCAGCTTATAGGGCAAAGGAGAAAGAGCCGTTCCGGCAGCCCCACCAATTACAAACGACAGAAAACTTCTTCTATCTATTTTCATAGACGCTACCCCTTATCATAAAACAGATTGGCAACCTTCCATCAGACTGTCCACCGTCTTTACCCTGTTGTTGCAACTGCAGGGTTTATTTGTGGCATACAAAACACGCTTCTCTATCGGTTTGAACACTGGATTTTCTGCCGGTTTTGGTTGAATTGGGGAAGGGAATGCTCACAACGTTTGTGAACAATCTGCCCAACGATGATTTAGCTGCTTCACTCTCGGTTGCATCCATCTGGCCGGCATGGCACTCGGCACAATCGTCCATTTTCATGCGGTCCCAGCTGTTTTTCTTGAGCCCGGCAATATTTTTCCCCCAGATGTCCCGGCTGTAACCGGTAATCCTGTTTTCTTCATAAACGCGTGACTGTTCCGACTCGCCAATGGGTCCGTGGCAGATGACACATTCCATTTTCGCCGTTTTGACATGGGCGGCATGGGTAAAGAACACACTGTCCGGCTGGCGGGAATATATCAGCCAGGGAACTTCCACTCCCTTGGCGACATATTCGGTTACAAACGTTTTTTCGTCGGCCGACTCACCCTGCTGCTCCTCATGGCATCCGGTACATTGTTCCAGTTTCGGCACGCCGGAAAAACTGCCGTCATCCCGAAAGAAATGACAGCTTTCGCATCCGGCATCCACCACCTCGACATGAAGGGCATGGTCGAAATTGAAGGGTTGTTTCTTTTGGGAATACAGGAGCTTGGGGAAAACGCCCCACCCCACGACCAGGCTGGCTGCAAGTCCAAGGAGGAAAAAAAGAATGACGGGACCGGCTGACTGGCTCAAGGGCGCCTGATGGTCTTTTTCAGCCCCGTTGGAAACCGCAGGGTCGGCAGGGTCATCAATCGAAACGCTGTCGCCGCCGCCTGCTGGCTCAGCCGCTTCTGTGGCCTTGTCATCGATTGTGTTCATGGAAGCTCCGTTTTCTCTGTAGTTGACGATGTTCCAATATCCCTTGTTCGGAAGAACGAATGTGTGAAAGGATTGTGTATCCCAAAGACATTTTTTTTGTCAAGTGAAAACCTGAATTTTACACGAGTTGGAGAATTTCATCTGCAAGACATTTCAGTGTTCCCAGAGCGAAATTCAACAGGGCGAACCCGAAGGGTGAAAAATGATGAGAAAAAATGACCCTCATCATTAATTTACATGGTGGGGATTATCGCTGTAATCTTAAATTTTTCCGGGTCCATATTATTCAAGCATAAAACAGTTTCGCATTCATTCTTATGCATGATTCGGGAAAAATCATCACCCCGCGCCATAGCTGTGCAGGCCCGGCAGGTAATTGACGCCGAAATAGGTAAAAAGGACCGCCAAAAATCCGGCCATTGACAGAAAGGCGATGCGCTTTCCGTGCCAACCCCGCATGAGTCTGGCATGCAGCAAGGTAGCGTATACAAACCAGGTGATCAGCGACCAGGTCTCCTTCGGATCCCATCCCCAGTAGCGCCCCCAGGCTGAATTGGCCCAAACCGCACCCGTAATGATCCCGATGGTCAGAAAGAGAAAACCGAACATCACCATCTGATGGGTCAATTCATCCAGTACGCTTGTATCCGGAAAGTGAGACAGCAGGGTGCCGCTGGCGTCTGTTTGCCTCCCCTTTAAAAGGTACATCCCGCTTAAACCAAAAGCGATGGCAAAAGCGGCATAACCCACAAAACAGGTCATGACATGGGCAATCAGCCAGTTACTTTTAAGGGCGGGCAGCAGCGGTTGAATCGTGTCGCTGATATTAGGGGACAGGGACGCATAGGCTATCGCCAGAAAGGCCAGGGGAAGGGCAACAACCCCGATCGTCTGGTTTTTATATTTTCTTTCAATAATAAGATACAAAACCGCAATGGTCCAGGCAAAGAAAACAAGCGATTCATACAGGTTTGAAAGGGGCGCGTGACCGATGCCGAGCCGGTAGGATTCCATCCAGCGCACCACGATCCCCAGGGTATTTCCGCAAACTCCCAGTATGGCCGTCCAGGTTGCTATGCGGCCAAAGACCGTTTTTCTGAAAACCCAGGAAGCGATATACAAAAAGGCCGCAAAGCCGTAAATAAAAGTCGTTAGCGATAATATAATGGAACTGTTCATGATGGATCCTCACTCTGAGAAAATGATGGGGCACCGTTAACGACACCCTGTAATTTTTTGGAAAGATGGGTCACCTTCTGCTGCATCCCCAGCTTGTTCTTGTTGCTGAACCCCGACACCGTTATTTTGCTTTTCTTGCCGCTGCTGACGACTTCCACGCAAACTCTCTGGTGGGACATGAAAAATATAATAAAGCATCCCACAATGAGCAGGATAAATCCGGCGTAAACCACCCAGACCCCGGGGTCTCTTGTCACCTGCAGGCCGGTGTAATAACGGGAGGTATAAGTCTCGACCGAAACCGCCACCTGGCCCTTTCTCATTTTATCAAACCCGGGAATTCGCGCTGGAATGACGATTTCAGTGGGCGCCTTGTTTTCCTGGACGATGATTCCAAAGAAGGCCTCGCCGACGTCCTGGCCGCGAAACCTGTAACGGCCGGAATAGTCCCTGATGACAAACTTGCCCAACCCTTCCGGAATGTCTGTCTGTTCGCCAAACTTCACGGTTTTCTTATAGTTCATGCCCGATTCCAGGCTTTCAAAGTTCACGGTTAAGTCCTTCGGTGACAGAACGCCGTAGCTGGACTGAAACATGTTGATGCCTTTATACCGCAGGGGGTCATTAACTATGATATCTTTTTTCTTTACCGGTTGTCCTCCCTCCAGCAAGGTCAGACTGGAACGGAATTCCCGGGGCATACCGCCCTCATAAAAGCTGACGCTGAAATCATCGCAACGGATCTCAAACCCCAGCGGAATGGCGGCATTGCCGTTTCTGAGCTGGACGCTGCCGACGGATTCCCCTTCAGGAATCGTAACAAACCCGTCAAATCCGAAAATCGAACCGATCAATCCGCCCAGCAGCAGCAAGACAACGCTCAGGTGGACGGCATACACCCCCAGCCGGGTCCAGCGGCCTTTTTCTCCGAAAACAAGTGTGCTTTTATCTGTTTTTTCCACCGTGCTGTAAGAAAAACTTCCCGCAACAACCGGCGCCAGCAACACTTCCAGCTTTTCCTGGGAACGGTCGGAAAAAAACTCCTCTTTCTGGGAAAGCCGCCGAAATCTGGAAGCTTGGAAGGACGGTGTTTTGGCAAAGACAATTTTCCAGGTGGCGGATAGTCGGTCGATTGAACAAACAATCACGTTCACCGTTATCAACAACAACAGAAACTGAAACCACCAGGAATGATACATATCAAAGATATCGAGAACATGGAATATTCTGTACCAGACTTCTCCAAAAGCTTGAAAATACATGGCCGGGTCTTCATTCTGCGGAACCAGTGTTCCGATGATTGATGTTACGGCCAACGAAAGCAAAACCACGACAGTCAGTTTCACGGAAGAAAAAAAATCCCATATGTCGTCAAAAATGTTCGGTGATACGTTTTCTTTTTCCATCTGAATTCCCTTTAATAAGAATTAAACTTAATTTTTATATCAGATCATTTGGGTCAACGCAAACAAATAAATGTTGACGGTTGTTCTTGACAATAATAGAAAAACATTTAAGATTGCTCAATTTTAGGGGTGTTCGACATAAACTATGGATATGACATTGTGGGAGTTTGGCGCGACCGTTGGCCATCCCCGCCCTATCCTTATTTGATAGCGAACCATTGACAAAAGGCATCAGCCCTACTAAATATTTTTTACACCATCGGGGTTAGCAACTTTTTGCCTGAATCTCTTTGTATTAAGCAATAAAATAGCTTCTCATCAATTTTCATGCAAGATTGAAGAACCCTGCAGTCCCGCCCCGGCGGGTCGGGGAATGCGCTCGCTGTTGCGGTTCAGGTTTTAAAACGGCTACCGGATAGATGGTTATAGCCTTCATACAAAATACGTTACTAAAGCAAGGAGTTAAACTCGCCAATGATTGAGATACGCAATCTGACCAGGTATTTTAGCACTAAAAAAGCGGTGGACAACATTTCCTTCACCGTGAAAAAAGGGGAAATTCTGGGTTTTCTGGGACCCAACGGCGCCGGCAAGTCCACCACCATGCGAATGATTACGGGCTTTATCCCGCCATCCAGCGGCACCGCCATCATCAGCGGTTTCGATATTACCGGCGATCCGATTTCAGCCCGCAAACGGATCGGCTACCTGCCTGAAAACGCGCCGGTCTATCCGGACATGGCCGTCACCGCCTATCTGGATTTTTGCGCCCAAATCCGGGGATTTTCAGGCGCCGCTAAAAAACAGAAAGTTGCCGAGATTATTGAGAGGTGTTTCCTTTCAGACGTTCGGCGCCAAACAATCCATACCCTCTCCAAAGGCTTTAAACAGCGCGTCTGTTTTGCCCAAAGCATTCTTCATGATCCGGAGTATCTCATTCTGGATGAACCCACCGACGGGCTCGATCCCAACCAGAAACACGAAGTCCGGCTCATGATTCGTGAAATGAGTGCCGACAAGGTCATTATCCTGTCCACCCATATCCTGGATGAAGTCGACGCCGTCTGCACCCGCGCCATCATCATCGCCAACGGATCGATAGTGGCGGACGATACGCCCGCCGGACTCAAAACCCGATCCTCCCTTTACGGAGCCGTTTCCGTGGCCCTGCAGGATACGGAACCGGCGGCGCTGTTGGCCTGTCTGCAGCCCATCAGCGGCGTGAAATCGGCAGAGATTCTGGACGACACCCCACGCAATCTAATGGTCCGGGTGTTTCCGGAAAATAAAGATTTACCCATAGCGGATCGGGTAATGTCGGCCCTGTCTGAAAACAATTTTAAGATCAAATCCATTTTTGTTGAACAGGGCCGACTGGACGAAGTCTTTCGCACGATCACTGAAATTAAACAGACGATATAAAAGAACGGTGCATTGTCGGCCCCAACGCAATCAAACCATAAGGTGATTTATGAGAATACATGAGTCCGCCACAAATATTAAGGCAATCTTTAAAAGAGAACTTTCAGGATATTTCAGCTCTCCCGTTGCCTATGTGTTTATTGTAATCTTTTTACTGCTGCTGGGATTTTTCACATTCTATGTCAGCAATTTTTTTGAAATGGGCCAGGCCGATCTGAGAAGTTTTTTTTCGTGGCACCCCTGGGTTTATCTGTTGATGATCCCCGCGCTGGCCATGCGGCTCTGGGCGGAAGAAAGACGGCTGGGGACCATTGAGCTGATATTGACCTTTCCCGTTTCCATAACCGACGCCATCATCGGCAAATTTCTGGCCGCGTGGGTTTTTGTCGGCGTCTCTCTGTTCTTTACCTTTCCCATGGTGTTGACCGTGATCTATCTGGGCGAACCGGATATCGGGGCCATTTTATGTGCGTACGTAGGAAGCTTTCTGATGGCCGGCGCATTTTTAAGCGTCGGTGTCATGACGTCATCACTGACAAAAAGCCAGGTCATCAGTTTTATAGTGGCCGTCGTTATTTGTCTGTTTTTTGTTCTGGCCGGGTTTCCGCCGGTAACAAACGCCATGTCCGATTGGGCGCCGCTGTGGCTGATAAACCTGATTTCAAAAACGAGCTTTTTGTTTCATTTTATCTCTATCGAACGCGGGGTGCTGGATCTGCGGGATGTCCTGTATTACGTTTCCGTTATTTTTTTCATGTTATTTTTAAATGGTCTGGTGATACGGAACCGCAGCGCATCATAAAACAGAATATGCCGGAACGTAATGAACGAACGGAGGCAATAGAACATGTCCGACAAGAAAAGATTTTTTGAAAAATCATTTTTTTCAGTCCTGGGATTGGTCCTGGTTTTGCTGATACTGGTATTGGCAAACATCCTGTTTGCCAGGGTTAACATCCGCTGGGATGCCACCAAGGAGAATTTATACTCCCTTTCCGACAGCACTGAAAAAATCCTGGGCAATCTCAAGCAAGATGTGTCCATTAAGGTCTTTTACAGTAAAAGTGTCGTGAATACGCCATCGTACATCAAAAACTATGCAAACCGGATGCTGGATTTTCTGTCCGAGTATGAAAATTTCAGCAACGGTAAAGTCAAAATTGAAGTGTACGACCCCAAGGCCGATTCGGAAGAGGAAGAATGGGCCCAGAAATACGGTTTGGAAGGGGTTGAGCTGGCTACCGGCGAAAAAATTTACCTCGGTCTGGTGGCGGTTGCCGCCGATCAGGAAGAAATCATTAAAGCCCTGGATTCAACCAATGAGGAACGGCTGGAATATGATATTACCCGCATTATTTTAAGGGTGCAGTCGCCCCACAAACCCAAAGTCGGCATCATTGCCGGCCTGCCCGTGCTGGGGCAGCCGCCCAATCCCTATACCCAACAGAACCCCCAGCCGCCCTGGTATTTTGTAACCGAGCTCCAAAAAACCTATGATGTCGAAGAAATCAGACCGGATGCACAGCGCATCGATCCGGATATCAGCCTGCTCCTCATCATTCATCCGGCAGGCATCGGCGAGG
The genomic region above belongs to Desulfobacterales bacterium and contains:
- the nrfD gene encoding polysulfide reductase NrfD produces the protein MDSTLIPKGVKRCPIGQFAMGLGPVSVILLWGVFAMLLVWIKGLNQTNMNDNYGFALWIWADLAIIALGGGAFFTGFLRYIIGKDELKNIINYAVLVGFVCYVSAQMILGMDVGQPLRGWFIFWHANVHSMLTEVAFCLTAYLGVLIIEYVPLILENRQIDKVPFFHNLGHNMHEIMVVFAATGAFLSFFHQGSLGGVSGVLFGRPFGYREGIFIWPWTFFLFTWSAAAGGPCFTILVTKITEAITRKKLVKDNVIELLAKISGWMLATYIIAKIIDTIYWATVTAPSLGFSFKFFYSNNAFYGFWILMLEIILGGIIPAAILITDKWRKNPGLFITAIVLAVIGVCVNRWVMVLQVLAVPVMPFDSWTMYIPSWQEVATTLLPIMGGIILISLSYRYLPIFPQEKELNPLD
- a CDS encoding 4Fe-4S dicluster domain-containing protein; this translates as MKEEGKGKNANKFGMAIDLDKCTGCGSCMVACMAENNVPFKADESNKLDSITWMRVYKLTNGKPFPNADICYLPRPCMHCGGKGDHGHSPCVSVCPATATDYSMETGIVSQIYTRCFGCRYCMAACPYHARYFNWWDPVWPAGMEKYLSPNVSARMRGVVEKCSFCFHRYQLAKDRSFVEGRREVKEDEYQTACTQACPAGAITFGDLNNPDHRIHQLVKPDPRHGGRPQNPTAFRLLERLQTNPKVYYISSKEWVRRAGDNSIKKEST
- a CDS encoding molybdopterin-dependent oxidoreductase yields the protein MKIDRRSFLSFVIGGAAGTALSPLPYKLTDDLSIWSQNWPWTPVPPDGEVSYVNSTCTLCPGGCGISVRKVDHRAVKIEGMKGHPINDGGICLLGLSGLQLLYGPTRVQQPLQRVGRRGEGRWRAISWPDAISQVVAKMRELRSDNKPHTVGCILGSDRGTVPLLFERLLTAYGSPNLMRTPSSLDSYELVLHVMQGVQAMAGFDLENATFVLSFGSGLIDGWGSPVRMSRANSAWRQNNAKVIQVEPRLSNTAAKADQWLAIHPGTEAALALGMAHVIIKESLYHKEFVENNAFGFSDWRDGKGQSRMGFKQLVLEAYGPDKVSQITGIKADEIESLARGFARAARPLAICGRGRGTTPGSTGEFMAVHALNALVGNINRPGGVWALPEPDYISWPEFEMDNVAAQGMQRGSIDGAGSQSYPFTRSLLNRLPEVLNAGGDYGLQMLMVHGANPCYTLPDSKTVLTAFNKIPFVVSFSSYMDETAKNSDLILPNHMYLERYEDVPAPSGLSKPFIGFTRPVVPPQFNTRHTGDVVIQIARALSGTVGRAFLWGSYEECLKKTLAGKWQALEDEGFQHQPAFKPPAGPKAFETVSRKLEFFSTAIHAEKKEDLVALPHFSPVEPEGDKSTYPLVLIPYDTMRLAAGFIGTPPFMIKTVEDTVLKGAHVLVEVNPETAKGFGLSEGKTAVLTTPKGQITVNIHLFDGILPGVVAMPRGLGHSAYDKYLAGKGFNFNEVIGPAPDPVSGLDAAWGIRARLHKV
- a CDS encoding cytochrome c3 family protein, whose amino-acid sequence is MNTIDDKATEAAEPAGGGDSVSIDDPADPAVSNGAEKDHQAPLSQSAGPVILFFLLGLAASLVVGWGVFPKLLYSQKKQPFNFDHALHVEVVDAGCESCHFFRDDGSFSGVPKLEQCTGCHEEQQGESADEKTFVTEYVAKGVEVPWLIYSRQPDSVFFTHAAHVKTAKMECVICHGPIGESEQSRVYEENRITGYSRDIWGKNIAGLKKNSWDRMKMDDCAECHAGQMDATESEAAKSSLGRLFTNVVSIPFPNSTKTGRKSSVQTDREACFVCHK
- the ccsB gene encoding c-type cytochrome biogenesis protein CcsB, whose translation is MNSSIILSLTTFIYGFAAFLYIASWVFRKTVFGRIATWTAILGVCGNTLGIVVRWMESYRLGIGHAPLSNLYESLVFFAWTIAVLYLIIERKYKNQTIGVVALPLAFLAIAYASLSPNISDTIQPLLPALKSNWLIAHVMTCFVGYAAFAIAFGLSGMYLLKGRQTDASGTLLSHFPDTSVLDELTHQMVMFGFLFLTIGIITGAVWANSAWGRYWGWDPKETWSLITWFVYATLLHARLMRGWHGKRIAFLSMAGFLAVLFTYFGVNYLPGLHSYGAG
- a CDS encoding cytochrome c biogenesis protein ResB: MEKENVSPNIFDDIWDFFSSVKLTVVVLLSLAVTSIIGTLVPQNEDPAMYFQAFGEVWYRIFHVLDIFDMYHSWWFQFLLLLITVNVIVCSIDRLSATWKIVFAKTPSFQASRFRRLSQKEEFFSDRSQEKLEVLLAPVVAGSFSYSTVEKTDKSTLVFGEKGRWTRLGVYAVHLSVVLLLLGGLIGSIFGFDGFVTIPEGESVGSVQLRNGNAAIPLGFEIRCDDFSVSFYEGGMPREFRSSLTLLEGGQPVKKKDIIVNDPLRYKGINMFQSSYGVLSPKDLTVNFESLESGMNYKKTVKFGEQTDIPEGLGKFVIRDYSGRYRFRGQDVGEAFFGIIVQENKAPTEIVIPARIPGFDKMRKGQVAVSVETYTSRYYTGLQVTRDPGVWVVYAGFILLIVGCFIIFFMSHQRVCVEVVSSGKKSKITVSGFSNKNKLGMQQKVTHLSKKLQGVVNGAPSFSQSEDPS
- a CDS encoding ABC transporter ATP-binding protein → MIEIRNLTRYFSTKKAVDNISFTVKKGEILGFLGPNGAGKSTTMRMITGFIPPSSGTAIISGFDITGDPISARKRIGYLPENAPVYPDMAVTAYLDFCAQIRGFSGAAKKQKVAEIIERCFLSDVRRQTIHTLSKGFKQRVCFAQSILHDPEYLILDEPTDGLDPNQKHEVRLMIREMSADKVIILSTHILDEVDAVCTRAIIIANGSIVADDTPAGLKTRSSLYGAVSVALQDTEPAALLACLQPISGVKSAEILDDTPRNLMVRVFPENKDLPIADRVMSALSENNFKIKSIFVEQGRLDEVFRTITEIKQTI
- a CDS encoding ABC transporter permease subunit, with amino-acid sequence MRIHESATNIKAIFKRELSGYFSSPVAYVFIVIFLLLLGFFTFYVSNFFEMGQADLRSFFSWHPWVYLLMIPALAMRLWAEERRLGTIELILTFPVSITDAIIGKFLAAWVFVGVSLFFTFPMVLTVIYLGEPDIGAILCAYVGSFLMAGAFLSVGVMTSSLTKSQVISFIVAVVICLFFVLAGFPPVTNAMSDWAPLWLINLISKTSFLFHFISIERGVLDLRDVLYYVSVIFFMLFLNGLVIRNRSAS